The Tardiphaga alba genome includes a window with the following:
- a CDS encoding ATP-binding response regulator codes for MAATKIIVVEDDRIVARDIERLLRKMGHDVVGVVDRGEEVVDSVLRTQADLVLMDIRLRSDVDGIDAAMRVKLHCFVPVIFLTAYADSETVKRAIRTEPFGYVLKPVDEIQLSTAIDVALYKHSADRRTRESERRLETILTSIGDAVIATDSQAQVTYMNPVAQDLTGWNMPDAIGRPLPEVFHIVNEDTREIVEDPAAKVLRLGTIVGLANHTVLIRRDGSEIPIDDCGSPLIDDRGVITGTVLVFRDITERQRSEEALSRAQADLVQVARLTTMGELAVSIAHEINQPLLAFVTNAETCLLRLSQEPPDLFEAQQAAERAVGNGHRAGDVVRRIRALIQKSEPEATPLDLGCIVHEVLDLLRAEFRRRSVMLKVDVSPRLPPVKGDRIQLQQVLVNLIMNSLEALTEQMEAERTVSVGARLGDEGEVIIKVEDNGSGLESSNMDRMFDPFFTTKPGGMGMGLSISKSIVEAHGGTIGAEAGAAMRGSVFHFTLPAEARSSNAER; via the coding sequence ATGGCGGCGACGAAAATCATAGTGGTCGAAGACGACCGTATTGTCGCCCGTGACATCGAGCGGTTGCTCAGGAAAATGGGGCACGACGTCGTCGGAGTCGTGGATCGTGGCGAAGAGGTTGTCGATAGCGTCCTAAGAACTCAGGCGGATCTCGTTCTGATGGACATACGCTTGCGTTCCGACGTTGATGGTATCGATGCTGCCATGCGGGTGAAGTTGCACTGCTTCGTGCCTGTAATCTTTCTCACAGCGTATGCCGATTCGGAAACGGTGAAGCGGGCGATAAGAACTGAGCCGTTCGGCTACGTCCTCAAACCAGTCGATGAAATACAACTCAGTACGGCAATAGATGTAGCTCTCTACAAACACTCGGCTGACCGTAGGACGAGGGAAAGCGAACGGCGGTTGGAGACCATCTTAACGAGTATCGGTGATGCTGTAATTGCGACAGATAGCCAAGCGCAAGTAACTTACATGAACCCCGTCGCGCAGGACCTTACAGGGTGGAACATGCCCGACGCGATTGGGCGGCCGTTGCCAGAGGTGTTTCACATAGTCAACGAGGATACCCGCGAGATCGTCGAGGATCCTGCCGCTAAGGTGTTGCGACTTGGGACGATCGTCGGGTTAGCAAATCACACGGTCCTCATCAGACGCGACGGTAGCGAAATTCCGATCGATGATTGCGGATCGCCACTCATAGACGATCGTGGAGTGATAACTGGCACGGTATTGGTATTTCGAGACATTACCGAGCGCCAACGCAGTGAAGAAGCACTGTCTCGTGCTCAAGCTGATCTGGTTCAAGTGGCACGATTGACGACGATGGGCGAGCTGGCGGTATCGATCGCTCATGAAATAAATCAGCCGCTTCTCGCCTTCGTAACGAATGCCGAAACCTGCTTGCTGCGTCTTTCTCAAGAGCCGCCGGATCTGTTCGAGGCCCAACAGGCCGCAGAACGGGCAGTTGGGAACGGCCATCGCGCCGGCGACGTTGTGCGCAGGATACGAGCGCTTATTCAGAAGTCGGAGCCGGAAGCCACGCCACTCGATCTCGGCTGTATAGTTCACGAGGTTCTCGACCTGCTGCGCGCAGAATTTCGACGCCGAAGCGTCATGCTCAAGGTAGATGTCTCACCCAGGCTTCCGCCAGTGAAGGGCGATCGAATTCAGCTTCAGCAGGTGCTTGTGAATCTGATTATGAATAGCCTCGAAGCGTTAACGGAGCAGATGGAGGCCGAGCGTACTGTATCTGTCGGTGCGCGCTTGGGTGATGAGGGGGAGGTGATCATCAAAGTAGAGGATAATGGTTCTGGCCTCGAATCATCGAATATGGACCGAATGTTCGATCCGTTTTTTACGACGAAACCTGGTGGGATGGGTATGGGTCTTTCAATCTCAAAATCGATTGTCGAGGCTCATGGCGGCACCATTGGTGCAGAGGCCGGCGCCGCCATGCGCGGAAGCGTCTTTCACTTCACCTTGCCAGCCGAAGCGAGATCATCAAATGCAGAGCGCTGA
- a CDS encoding response regulator transcription factor, whose translation MQSADAASEPSIVIIDDDADIREALHGLLRSVGLRSELYASVREFVESDRLDGPGCIVLDIRLPGQSGLDFQDHLLETGQDFPIVFISGHADVAMSVRAMKAGAVEFLTKPFRQQDFLEAIHRALKKDALRRAESQLVGSIGEKYATLSRRESEVMSLVVAGKLNKQIAVQIGVTEATVKLHRGQVMRKMGASTVIELVRMADRITTAYPRGGVDALRK comes from the coding sequence ATGCAGAGCGCTGACGCAGCCTCGGAGCCGTCGATCGTCATTATCGACGACGATGCCGACATTCGGGAAGCGTTGCACGGGCTGTTGCGATCTGTTGGCCTGAGATCCGAGCTATATGCGTCGGTCCGTGAGTTTGTCGAAAGTGACCGACTTGATGGTCCAGGATGCATTGTGCTCGACATTCGCTTGCCTGGTCAGAGCGGCCTCGACTTTCAAGATCATCTGTTGGAGACCGGGCAGGATTTTCCGATTGTATTCATTAGTGGACATGCTGACGTGGCCATGTCTGTCCGCGCAATGAAAGCCGGGGCCGTTGAATTCTTAACAAAGCCCTTCCGGCAGCAAGATTTCTTGGAAGCAATCCACCGCGCGTTGAAGAAGGATGCATTGCGCAGGGCAGAGAGCCAATTAGTCGGATCGATTGGCGAAAAATACGCAACCCTTTCTCGTCGCGAGAGCGAGGTAATGTCTTTGGTCGTCGCAGGGAAACTGAACAAGCAGATTGCTGTCCAGATCGGCGTGACGGAAGCCACCGTGAAACTGCACAGAGGCCAGGTGATGAGAAAGATGGGCGCCTCCACGGTCATAGAATTGGTCAGGATGGCCGACAGAATCACGACCGCGTATCCACGAGGTGGAGTGGATGCGCTACGGAAATAG
- a CDS encoding adenylate/guanylate cyclase domain-containing protein, which yields MIRRLDPAPRVYPANVVLVRRSDRKLVVESNIVTFNDIEEWLLDAAVREHDTLELVEALIWRLRGASAPIERLSLHIGTLHPQLVGFAWNWNSDDGFCDEVRVADEVINSDAYRLNPLQAIFSTGTSIRRTPQDARSEFPLMAELADSGMTEYLAIPLCGLDARNAVTISTRDENGFADETAQKLERIFKIFALHVQRHSQQRISRNALDVYLGERPAEQVLRGSIKRGAGAAITAVILVADLRNFTEMSDRLPASQMLALLNMYFEAMASAILSHGGEVIKFVGDGLLAVFPIEGTSASPAAKQALNAARTGLDDLRRVQEKPGASSVLQDDWQPLRAGIALHAGEVFFGNIGSSARLDFTVIGPAVNEAYRVEALQKSLGHDILVTDAIARHLDCGMSSLGGHALRGVSSPVSLFGISR from the coding sequence ATGATCCGCCGTTTAGATCCTGCGCCCCGCGTTTATCCTGCGAATGTTGTACTGGTACGGCGTTCGGATCGAAAACTAGTCGTCGAATCGAACATTGTGACGTTCAACGACATCGAGGAGTGGTTGCTCGATGCCGCTGTCAGAGAACATGATACGCTTGAGCTGGTCGAGGCATTGATCTGGCGTTTGCGAGGGGCTTCTGCGCCTATCGAGCGCTTGAGTCTCCACATAGGAACGTTGCACCCGCAACTCGTCGGATTTGCTTGGAATTGGAATAGCGACGACGGATTTTGCGATGAGGTTAGAGTCGCCGACGAAGTAATAAATTCCGATGCATATCGACTAAATCCCCTGCAAGCCATTTTCTCCACCGGTACGTCGATCAGACGTACTCCTCAAGATGCAAGGTCAGAATTTCCGCTGATGGCGGAGTTGGCCGACTCCGGCATGACCGAGTATTTGGCAATACCTCTATGCGGTCTCGATGCCCGCAATGCCGTTACGATTTCGACGCGGGACGAAAACGGATTTGCAGATGAAACTGCCCAAAAATTGGAGCGGATATTCAAGATCTTCGCGCTTCACGTTCAACGGCATAGCCAGCAGCGCATATCTCGCAACGCGCTTGATGTTTATCTCGGCGAACGCCCGGCCGAGCAAGTACTCCGAGGTTCGATCAAACGCGGGGCCGGCGCCGCTATAACCGCCGTGATCTTGGTCGCGGATCTTAGAAACTTTACCGAAATGTCGGATCGGTTGCCTGCATCTCAGATGCTTGCATTGCTGAACATGTACTTCGAGGCTATGGCCAGTGCCATCCTTTCACACGGAGGGGAGGTCATAAAGTTCGTCGGCGACGGTCTGCTCGCAGTGTTCCCGATCGAAGGAACGAGTGCTTCGCCCGCAGCGAAGCAGGCACTGAATGCGGCGCGAACGGGACTCGACGATCTACGCCGGGTACAGGAAAAGCCAGGCGCCTCGTCAGTTCTGCAAGACGATTGGCAGCCCCTCCGAGCGGGAATTGCGCTCCATGCTGGTGAAGTGTTTTTTGGCAACATCGGCTCGTCCGCGCGTCTCGACTTCACCGTGATTGGACCGGCGGTCAACGAAGCCTACCGCGTAGAGGCGCTGCAGAAAAGCCTTGGCCACGATATCCTCGTGACAGACGCGATCGCTCGGCATCTCGATTGCGGTATGTCCAGTCTCGGCGGACACGCATTACGAGGTGTGTCTTCTCCCGTTTCACTCTTCGGTATCTCTCGATAA
- a CDS encoding hydrolase has protein sequence MSVLEMLTPQNSAIALIDFQPAMFQGVQSHDRLVTINNVQILAKAAKLFNIPTVLTTVAKDSFSGPFIPEVTELFPGQDIIDRTSMNSWLDPNFRKAVAATGRKKFVIAGLWTEACVIFPTLDMLREGFEIYIAADACGDLSLEAHERAMQRAIQAGAVPITSSQYAYELQQDWARSETYDGMMEIQKAHSPYGIQIRFSKWALGEHASEGGAK, from the coding sequence ATGTCAGTCCTTGAGATGCTAACTCCCCAAAATAGTGCGATCGCATTGATCGACTTTCAGCCCGCGATGTTCCAAGGCGTTCAGTCGCATGATCGCCTGGTGACCATCAACAACGTTCAGATTCTCGCCAAGGCTGCCAAGCTGTTCAATATCCCGACGGTTCTCACCACCGTCGCCAAAGACTCGTTCTCGGGTCCGTTCATTCCAGAAGTGACCGAACTATTTCCGGGCCAGGACATCATCGATCGCACCTCGATGAACTCGTGGCTCGACCCGAACTTTCGCAAGGCTGTCGCTGCCACCGGCCGCAAAAAGTTCGTCATCGCCGGCCTCTGGACAGAAGCCTGCGTGATCTTCCCGACCCTGGACATGCTGCGCGAAGGCTTTGAGATCTATATCGCAGCCGACGCCTGTGGTGACCTCTCGCTCGAGGCGCATGAGCGCGCGATGCAGCGTGCGATTCAGGCCGGTGCCGTGCCGATCACCTCGTCGCAATATGCCTATGAGCTGCAGCAGGACTGGGCCCGTAGCGAGACCTATGACGGCATGATGGAGATCCAGAAGGCGCATTCGCCCTACGGCATCCAGATCCGCTTCTCGAAGTGGGCGCTCGGCGAGCACGCCTCCGAAGGCGGCGCAAAGTAA
- a CDS encoding XapX domain-containing protein — MKAYVISACAGLLVGIIYSVINVRSPAPPIIALIGLLGMLVGEQLPPLVKGLWQSKPVAHSWLHQVKPHMFGHLPKGQQVDAELTAAAKPKREG; from the coding sequence ATGAAAGCATATGTGATCTCGGCCTGCGCCGGTCTTCTGGTCGGCATCATCTACAGCGTGATCAATGTGCGCTCTCCGGCGCCGCCCATCATCGCACTGATCGGCCTGCTGGGCATGCTGGTCGGCGAGCAGCTGCCGCCTCTGGTCAAGGGGCTCTGGCAGAGCAAGCCGGTCGCGCATTCCTGGCTACATCAGGTGAAGCCGCACATGTTCGGCCATCTGCCGAAAGGGCAGCAGGTCGATGCCGAGCTGACTGCTGCAGCGAAGCCAAAGCGCGAAGGCTAG
- a CDS encoding amidohydrolase, giving the protein MSEQQTADLILHHGLFTTLDRSNPTASAVAIKDGRFVRVGQEAEVMALSGPKTKVVDLKGKRVLPGLIDNHLHIIRGGLNFNMELRWDGVRSLSDAMSMLKRQVAVTPPPQWVRVVGGFTEHQFVEKRLPTIDELNAVAPDTPVFILHLYDRALLNGAALRAVGYTKDTPNPPGGEVLRDANGNPNGLLLAKPNAGILYATLAKGPKLPFDYQVNSTRHFMRELNRLGVTGAIDAGGGFQNYPEDYEVIQKLHDEDQLTIRLAYNLFTQKPKGEKDDFLNWTKTSKYKQGDDYFRHNGAGEMLVFSAADFEDFRQPRPDMEPEMEGELEEVVRILAQNRWPWRMHATYDETISRALDVFEKVNQDIPLEGLNWFFDHAETISDQSIDRIAALGGGIAVQHRMAYQGEYFVERYGHGAAEATPPVSKILAKGVKVSAGTDATRVASYNPWVSLSWLVTGRTVGGMRLYPQRNCLDRETALRMWTENTTWFSNEEGKKGRIQAGQLADLIVPDRDFFACSEDEIADTSSVLTVVGGKIVYGAGDFAKFDDTTPPPAMPDWSPVRTFGGYGAWAAPDANGQAVAQKMAMSCGCANDCGVHGHNHATAWSSKLPISDLKSFWGALGCACWAV; this is encoded by the coding sequence ATGAGCGAGCAGCAGACCGCCGACCTCATCCTTCATCACGGCCTGTTCACGACCCTTGATCGGTCCAATCCGACGGCCAGCGCGGTCGCGATCAAGGATGGTCGTTTTGTGCGTGTCGGCCAAGAAGCCGAGGTGATGGCGCTCTCCGGGCCGAAGACGAAGGTCGTCGATCTCAAGGGCAAGCGCGTGCTGCCGGGCCTGATCGACAATCATCTGCACATCATCCGCGGTGGCCTCAACTTCAACATGGAGCTACGCTGGGACGGCGTGCGCAGCCTCTCGGATGCGATGAGCATGCTGAAGCGGCAGGTGGCGGTGACGCCGCCGCCGCAGTGGGTGCGGGTTGTCGGTGGCTTCACCGAGCATCAGTTCGTAGAGAAGCGGCTGCCGACCATCGATGAATTGAACGCGGTGGCGCCGGATACGCCGGTGTTCATCCTCCATCTCTATGACCGCGCGCTGCTGAATGGCGCCGCCTTGCGTGCCGTGGGTTACACCAAGGATACGCCGAACCCGCCGGGTGGTGAGGTTCTGCGTGATGCCAACGGCAATCCCAATGGCCTGCTGCTGGCTAAGCCGAATGCGGGCATTCTCTATGCCACCTTGGCAAAGGGCCCGAAGCTGCCTTTCGACTATCAAGTCAATTCGACCCGGCATTTCATGCGCGAGCTGAATCGCCTTGGTGTTACCGGCGCCATCGATGCTGGCGGTGGCTTCCAGAATTACCCGGAAGACTATGAGGTCATCCAGAAGCTGCATGATGAGGATCAGCTCACCATCCGTCTCGCCTATAACCTCTTCACGCAGAAGCCGAAGGGCGAGAAGGACGATTTCCTGAACTGGACCAAGACGTCTAAATACAAGCAGGGCGACGATTATTTCCGTCACAACGGTGCCGGCGAAATGCTTGTGTTCTCCGCGGCCGATTTCGAGGATTTCCGCCAGCCGCGTCCGGACATGGAGCCGGAGATGGAAGGCGAGCTGGAGGAGGTCGTCCGCATCCTCGCGCAGAACCGCTGGCCGTGGCGCATGCATGCGACCTATGACGAGACCATCAGCCGGGCGCTCGACGTGTTCGAGAAGGTCAACCAGGATATCCCGCTCGAGGGCCTGAACTGGTTCTTCGATCACGCCGAGACGATCTCGGATCAGTCCATCGATCGTATTGCGGCGCTTGGCGGCGGCATCGCCGTGCAACACCGCATGGCCTATCAGGGCGAGTATTTCGTCGAGCGCTATGGCCATGGTGCGGCCGAAGCGACGCCGCCGGTGTCAAAAATTCTCGCCAAGGGCGTCAAAGTCTCGGCTGGCACCGATGCAACGCGGGTGGCGTCCTATAATCCGTGGGTGTCGCTGTCCTGGCTTGTCACCGGCCGCACCGTCGGCGGCATGCGGCTGTATCCGCAACGCAATTGCCTCGATCGCGAAACGGCGCTGCGCATGTGGACGGAGAACACGACATGGTTCTCCAATGAAGAAGGCAAGAAGGGCCGCATTCAGGCCGGCCAGCTCGCTGACCTCATCGTGCCGGATCGGGATTTCTTCGCGTGCTCTGAAGATGAGATCGCCGACACGTCGTCAGTGCTCACCGTCGTCGGCGGCAAAATCGTCTATGGCGCCGGCGACTTCGCCAAATTCGACGATACCACGCCACCGCCGGCAATGCCCGACTGGTCGCCGGTCCGGACCTTCGGCGGTTATGGCGCCTGGGCCGCTCCTGACGCGAATGGTCAGGCCGTCGCGCAAAAAATGGCGATGAGCTGCGGCTGCGCCAATGATTGCGGCGTTCATGGCCACAACCATGCCACGGCATGGTCGAGCAAGCTGCCGATCTCCGATCTCAAGAGTTTTTGGGGCGCGCTCGGTTGTGCCTGCTGGGCGGTGTGA
- a CDS encoding DoxX family protein, with the protein MGAAFVRWLALLCLCAAYLQGGLVKAFDFPGAVAEMTHFGMLPAAPFAVLVIVLELAASMMILTGIGRWLGALSLAGFTLLATFMANRFWEMVPPERFGAANSFFEHIGLCGGFLLVAWYDLNARMGGQAHE; encoded by the coding sequence ATGGGCGCTGCGTTCGTCCGGTGGCTCGCATTGCTTTGTCTTTGCGCGGCCTATCTGCAGGGTGGCCTGGTCAAGGCCTTCGATTTCCCAGGCGCGGTTGCCGAGATGACGCATTTCGGCATGCTGCCGGCGGCGCCATTCGCGGTGCTCGTCATCGTTCTCGAATTGGCTGCGTCGATGATGATCCTCACAGGTATCGGCCGCTGGCTCGGCGCGCTGTCGCTGGCGGGCTTCACGCTGTTGGCAACTTTCATGGCGAACCGTTTCTGGGAGATGGTGCCTCCCGAACGTTTTGGCGCGGCGAATTCGTTCTTCGAACATATCGGCCTGTGCGGCGGATTCCTGCTTGTCGCCTGGTACGATCTCAACGCGCGCATGGGAGGGCAGGCACATGAGTGA
- a CDS encoding MFS transporter produces MSDAAKPVAPSSAFAPFQQIVFTVIWTATVLGNTGSFMRDVASSWLVTDLSASPAAVSMIQAAGTLPIFLFAIPAGVLSDILDRRKFLIAVQLLLASVSLTLAFLALNGWLTVNLLIALTFVGGVGAALAGPAWQAIVPELVPRQDIKSAVALNSLGVNIARSIGPAAGGLLLASFGAAVTYGADVASYVFVIAALLWWPRVSTGQDELSERFFGAFRAGLRYTRASRELHVVLLRAAIFFAFASSVWALLPLVARNLLSGDAGFYGVLLGAVGAGAIGGALVLPRLRAVLDSDRLLLLSAIMTSVVMVILSLAPPKWLAVPVLLLLGAAWIAALTTFSGVAQAVLPNWVRGRGLAVYLMVFNGAMAAGSLGWGAVAQALDLPMTLLVCAAGLFIIAFLMHRMKLPAGEADLTPSNHWPEPLTPEPIEHDRGPVLILIEYRILRENRVSFFAGLKRLAAARRRDGAYGWGITEDASDTEKIVEWFMVESWAEHLRQHHRVSHADADVQRDTVQFHVGPQPPVVRHFLALDLHNPALSFQTDDSHPA; encoded by the coding sequence ATGAGTGACGCAGCAAAGCCCGTGGCGCCGTCGAGTGCTTTTGCGCCATTTCAGCAGATTGTCTTCACCGTCATCTGGACGGCAACTGTGCTGGGCAATACCGGCAGCTTCATGCGTGATGTCGCCAGCTCGTGGCTTGTGACAGATTTGTCCGCGTCCCCCGCTGCGGTGTCGATGATCCAGGCAGCGGGGACGCTGCCGATCTTCCTGTTCGCCATTCCGGCCGGCGTCCTGTCGGATATTCTCGATCGCCGCAAGTTTCTCATCGCCGTGCAGCTGTTGTTGGCTTCGGTCAGTCTGACGCTGGCGTTTCTGGCCCTGAATGGCTGGCTTACCGTCAATCTCCTGATCGCGCTAACCTTTGTCGGTGGCGTCGGCGCAGCGCTGGCCGGTCCGGCTTGGCAGGCGATCGTGCCTGAGCTCGTGCCGCGGCAGGACATCAAGAGCGCCGTCGCGTTGAATTCGCTTGGTGTTAATATCGCGCGTTCCATCGGCCCGGCGGCCGGCGGTTTGTTGTTGGCATCGTTCGGTGCAGCCGTCACCTATGGCGCCGATGTCGCCAGTTATGTCTTCGTCATCGCGGCGCTGCTGTGGTGGCCGCGCGTAAGTACCGGGCAGGACGAATTGTCGGAGCGCTTCTTCGGCGCGTTCCGTGCGGGCCTGCGCTATACGCGCGCCAGCCGCGAGCTTCACGTCGTGCTGTTGCGCGCGGCGATCTTCTTTGCTTTCGCTAGCTCGGTATGGGCACTGCTGCCGCTCGTCGCCCGCAATCTGCTGAGCGGCGATGCCGGCTTCTATGGCGTGCTGCTGGGGGCGGTCGGCGCGGGCGCCATCGGCGGCGCGCTGGTGCTACCGCGACTGCGCGCCGTGCTAGATTCCGATCGCTTACTGCTGCTGTCGGCCATCATGACGTCAGTGGTGATGGTAATCCTGTCGCTGGCCCCGCCGAAATGGCTGGCCGTGCCGGTACTGCTGCTGCTCGGTGCCGCCTGGATCGCGGCACTCACGACCTTCAGCGGTGTCGCGCAGGCCGTGCTGCCGAACTGGGTGCGCGGGCGCGGCCTTGCCGTCTATCTGATGGTGTTCAACGGCGCGATGGCCGCCGGCAGCCTCGGCTGGGGCGCGGTCGCACAGGCGCTGGATTTGCCGATGACGCTGCTGGTTTGCGCCGCTGGGTTGTTCATTATTGCATTCTTGATGCATCGGATGAAGTTGCCGGCAGGCGAGGCCGATCTGACGCCATCCAATCACTGGCCCGAGCCGCTCACCCCGGAGCCCATCGAGCATGATCGCGGTCCGGTGCTGATCCTGATCGAATATCGCATCCTGCGCGAAAACCGCGTGTCGTTTTTCGCCGGCCTGAAACGCCTCGCAGCGGCGCGGCGCCGTGATGGCGCCTATGGCTGGGGAATCACCGAGGATGCCAGCGATACCGAGAAGATCGTTGAATGGTTCATGGTGGAATCCTGGGCCGAGCATCTGCGCCAGCATCACCGCGTCTCGCATGCGGATGCCGACGTGCAGCGGGACACCGTGCAATTCCATGTCGGGCCGCAGCCGCCGGTGGTGCGCCACTTCCTGGCACTGGATCTGCATAATCCCGCGCTGTCGTTTCAGACCGACGATTCTCACCCGGCATGA
- a CDS encoding glyoxalase, with the protein MQPSAAREPKANYAVGPQYDTTHVYVAPADVDRFVESFVATFGGKSTKQVIATVTPTPSSTTSQLVLTPVGSISVFGFKTPIPYPFGHERTGYLVTDIDAAVRAAKEAGAGVLVTTFPDPIGRDAVVQWPGGVNMQLYWHTNVPSYPDLQTVPENRVYVPSEKAAEFVKGFVTFSKGSIVSDDAKAPGIEIGRPNDSYRRIRITSKFGRMTVLVTDGRLPYPYGHELAGYEVTSLDDTLVKAKAAGVSVLVEPYTADNRRAAIVQFPGGYVAEIHAAAH; encoded by the coding sequence ATGCAGCCATCTGCCGCGCGCGAACCGAAAGCGAATTACGCGGTAGGGCCGCAATACGACACCACCCACGTCTATGTGGCACCGGCAGATGTCGATCGCTTCGTGGAGAGCTTTGTCGCGACTTTTGGCGGCAAGAGCACGAAGCAGGTCATCGCCACCGTGACGCCGACGCCGAGCAGCACCACGTCGCAGCTTGTGCTGACGCCAGTTGGCTCCATTTCGGTGTTCGGCTTCAAGACGCCGATCCCGTATCCGTTCGGCCATGAGCGCACCGGCTACCTCGTGACCGATATCGATGCCGCCGTGCGCGCCGCGAAAGAGGCGGGCGCTGGCGTGCTGGTGACGACATTCCCGGATCCGATTGGACGCGATGCGGTGGTGCAATGGCCGGGCGGCGTGAATATGCAGCTCTATTGGCACACGAATGTGCCATCCTATCCCGACTTGCAGACGGTTCCCGAGAACCGCGTCTACGTGCCCTCGGAGAAGGCCGCGGAGTTCGTCAAAGGCTTCGTAACATTCTCGAAGGGCAGCATCGTCTCGGACGATGCGAAAGCGCCGGGCATCGAGATCGGCCGCCCGAATGACAGCTATCGGCGGATACGCATCACGTCGAAATTCGGCAGGATGACCGTATTGGTGACCGATGGTCGCCTGCCTTATCCCTATGGTCACGAACTAGCCGGATATGAAGTAACTTCGCTCGATGACACGCTTGTCAAGGCGAAGGCCGCTGGCGTCAGCGTTCTGGTCGAGCCCTATACGGCCGATAATCGCCGCGCCGCTATTGTCCAGTTCCCGGGAGGCTATGTTGCGGAAATCCACGCAGCAGCGCATTAG
- a CDS encoding alginate export family protein has translation MLRKSTQQRIRRWRGGVACAVAAHLIAYAPVLADEAVARPKISSNRWQEDWSVLANPALRTQPLDDLKYIPLYVTDPKSYVSLGATMRERFEINDASGFGIGGTRPDAYLLQRLQMHVDVHLNENWQIFTQFEDVRTFDKASVTAVDQNQLDLRLAFVAYSDKLGDGTFKARVGRQDFSFDLQRFVSSRDGPNVRQSFDALWADYEIGPWRLIGFVSQPVQYRFGDVFDDISNRDFRFSTLRVERQVLGTNELSGYYSLYERSNARYLDALGAEQRHIFDIRFAGQINGLDWDLEAMGQTGHVAAKEIAAWALGGRVGYTLTNIPWTPRIGLQADAASGDRKPGDGTIGTFNPLFPNGYYFTLAGYTGYANLIHLKPTLTVKPLDKLTVTAGIGLQWRETTADAIYIQPNVAVTGTAGMGNRWSGLYTQLRADYAFNANLTGALEAVHYEIGDTLRSAGGHDSNYLGLELKYGW, from the coding sequence ATGTTGCGGAAATCCACGCAGCAGCGCATTAGGCGTTGGCGAGGAGGGGTGGCTTGCGCTGTCGCCGCGCATCTGATCGCCTATGCGCCCGTTCTTGCGGATGAAGCGGTCGCGCGACCGAAGATTTCGTCGAACCGCTGGCAGGAGGATTGGTCGGTGCTGGCCAATCCCGCCTTGCGCACACAGCCGCTCGATGATCTGAAATATATTCCGCTCTACGTCACGGATCCGAAAAGCTATGTCTCGCTCGGCGCGACCATGCGTGAGCGTTTCGAGATCAATGACGCATCCGGCTTCGGCATTGGTGGCACCAGACCGGATGCCTATCTGCTGCAGCGCCTGCAAATGCATGTCGATGTGCATCTGAATGAGAACTGGCAGATTTTCACCCAGTTTGAGGATGTTCGCACCTTTGACAAAGCGAGTGTCACCGCGGTCGATCAGAACCAGCTCGACCTGCGCCTCGCTTTCGTCGCTTATAGCGACAAACTCGGCGATGGCACATTCAAGGCACGCGTCGGTCGACAGGACTTTTCCTTCGACCTTCAGCGCTTCGTGTCGTCGCGGGATGGCCCCAATGTCCGGCAGTCATTTGATGCACTGTGGGCCGACTACGAGATCGGCCCGTGGCGTCTTATCGGCTTCGTCAGCCAGCCAGTGCAATATCGCTTTGGCGACGTGTTCGATGATATCTCCAACCGTGACTTCAGGTTCAGCACCCTGCGCGTCGAGCGCCAGGTGCTAGGGACCAATGAACTGTCGGGTTATTATTCGCTATATGAGCGCTCGAATGCGCGCTATCTCGATGCGCTCGGCGCCGAGCAGCGGCACATCTTCGACATCCGTTTCGCCGGTCAGATCAATGGCCTAGACTGGGATCTGGAAGCGATGGGGCAGACCGGCCATGTTGCCGCCAAGGAGATTGCAGCCTGGGCGCTAGGCGGTCGCGTGGGCTACACCCTGACCAATATCCCGTGGACGCCACGCATCGGCCTGCAGGCAGATGCGGCCTCGGGCGATCGCAAGCCGGGTGACGGCACCATCGGCACCTTCAATCCGCTGTTTCCGAACGGCTATTATTTCACGCTTGCCGGTTATACCGGATATGCCAACCTAATCCATCTCAAGCCGACCTTGACCGTCAAACCACTCGACAAGCTCACGGTCACCGCCGGCATTGGGTTGCAATGGCGTGAGACGACGGCCGATGCCATCTATATCCAGCCGAATGTTGCGGTTACCGGCACCGCGGGAATGGGCAATCGCTGGAGTGGACTCTACACGCAATTGCGCGCCGACTATGCCTTCAACGCCAATCTAACCGGTGCGCTCGAAGCCGTTCACTACGAGATCGGCGATACGCTACGTAGCGCTGGCGGTCACGACAGCAATTATCTGGGGCTTGAACTCAAATACGGGTGGTGA